One genomic window of Solanum dulcamara chromosome 12, daSolDulc1.2, whole genome shotgun sequence includes the following:
- the LOC129876359 gene encoding calcium-dependent protein kinase 13-like — translation MGNCCRSPAAVAREDVKSSNYSGNIHGRKDKSAGGNKQKQINVLTDKKKENVEEKYIIDRELGRGEFGVTYLCIDRNNRDLLACKSISKRKLRTAVDVEDVRREVAIMKHLPRDSSIVSLKEACEDDSAVHLVMELCEGGELFDRIVARGHYTERAAAAVTRTIMEVVQLCHKHGVIHRDLKPENFLYANKKENSPLKAIDFGLSIFFKPGEKFSEIVGSPYYMAPEVLKRNYGPEIDIWSAGVILYILLCGVPPFWAESEQGVAQAILRGAIDFKREPWPSISDSAKNLVRQMLDPDPKLRLTAKQVLEHPWLQNAKKAPNVPLGDMVKSRLKQFALMNRFKRKALRVIADFLSNEEVEDLKEMFSKIDTDNDGIVSVEELKAGLQKVNSQLADSEIKMLIEAIDTNGKGTLDYGEFIAISLHLQRMANDEHLHRAFSSFDKDGNGYIEPDELRDALMEDGSDDCTTVANDIFQEVDTDKDGRISYDEFAAMMKTGTDWRKASRHYSRGRFNSLSVKLMKDGSLNLGNE, via the exons ATGGGGAACTGTTGTAGATCTCCGGCAGCTGTAGCTAGAGAAGATGTGAAGTCATCTAATTACTCCGGTAATATTCACGGGAGGAAAGACAAGTCTGCCGGCGGCAACAAGCAGAAGCAGATCAATGTGTTAACtgataagaaaaaggagaatGTTGAGGAGAAGTATATAATTGATAGAGAATTAGGAAGGGGTGAATTTGGAGTGACATACCTTTGTATAGATCGTAACAATAGGGACTTACTAGCTTGCAAGTCGATTTCTAAGCGGAAGCTAAGGACAGCTGTGGATGTGGAGGATGTAAGGCGAGAAGTTGCGATTATGAAGCATTTGCCTCGTGATTCGAGTATTGTGAGTTTGAAGGAGGCATGTGAGGATGACAGTGCTGTGCATTTGGTTATGGAGTTATGTGAGGGTGGAGAGCTGTTTGATAGAATTGTGGCTCGGGGGCATTATACAGAGCGAGCTGCTGCTGCTGTTACGCGGACAATTATGGAGGTTGTGCAGCTATGCCATAAGCATGGGGTGATCCATAGAGACTTGAAGCCTGAGAACTTCTTATATGCTAATAAGAAGGAGAATTCACCTTTGAAAGCTATTGATTTCGGCTTATCAATTTTCTTCAAGCCAG GTGAGAAGTTTTCGGAAATAGTTGGAAGCCCTTATTATATGGCCCCAGAGGTGCTCAAGCGGAACTATGGACCAGAAATAGATATATGGAGTGCAGGAgtcattttatatattttgttatgtGGGGTTCCTCCATTTTGGGCCG AATCTGAACAAGGAGTTGCACAGGCCATATTACGAGGGGCAATAGATTTCAAGCGTGAGCCCTGGCCAAGTATTTCAGACAGTGCTAAGAATCTTGTACGTCAAATGCTGGATCCAGATCCAAAGCTTCGACTGACTGCAAAACAAGTACTTG AACATCCTTGGCTTCAAAATGCTAAGAAGGCTCCAAATGTTCCTCTTGGAGATATGGTCAAGTCAAGACTTAAGCAGTTCGCGCTGATGAATAGGTTTAAGAGGAAAGCTCTGAGG GTAATTGCTGATTTCTTGTCTAATGAAGAAGTTGAAGACCTCAAAGAAATGTTTAGCAAGATAGATACTGATAATGATGGTATTGTTTCTGTCGAAGAACTAAAGGCTGGACTTCAAAAAGTCAATTCACAGCTGGCTGATTCTGAAATCAAGATGCTTATTGAAGCT ATTGACACTAACGGGAAAGGGACTCTGGACTATGGGGAATTTATTGCCATTTCACTCCATCTTCAAAGGATGGCAAATGATGAACATCTACACAGAGCTTTCTCCTCCTTCGACAAGGATGGAAATGGTTATATCGAACCAGATGAGCTTCGGGATGCATTGATGGAGGATGGATCAGATGACTGTACCACTGTCGCTAATGATATTTTCCAGGAAGTTGATACAGACAAG GATGGGCGCATCAGCTATGATGAGTTTGCAGCCATGATGAAAACTGGTACAGATTGGAGAAAGGCTTCTCGACATTACTCAAGAGGAAGATTTAATAGTCTGAGTGTGAAGCTAATGAAGGACGGGTCACTTAACTTGGGGAATGAGTGA